In Triticum urartu cultivar G1812 chromosome 6, Tu2.1, whole genome shotgun sequence, the following proteins share a genomic window:
- the LOC125514898 gene encoding LRR receptor-like serine/threonine-protein kinase ER2, whose translation MGASPTVTNHRRSPLCGPIASARDPPLPPSFSSSSSGQHGKTPNPVGLNGRHPRRHLQPAPMPPPARRRSPSVPVTAALLAAALLVFAAGAGADDGRTLMEIKKSFHDADNALDDWSGDGASPGYCSWRGVLCDNVTFQVAALNLSGFNLGGEISPAIGDLKSVVSIDFQSSGLSGQIPDEIGDCSSLKMLNLSSNNLEGDIPFSISKLKHLENLILKNNQLVGVIPSTLSQLPNLKILDLAQNKLSGEIPRLIYWSEVLQYLGLRSNKLEGSLSPDMCQLTGLWYFDVKNNSLMGTIPDTIGNCTSFQVLDLSYNHLTGEIPFNIGFLQVATLSLQRNNFSGPIPTVIGLMQALAVLDLSLNQLSGPIPSILGNLTYTEKLYLQGNKLSGPIPPELGNLSALNYLDLNDNKLTGLIPPELGKLTALYDLNLANNELEGMIPDNISSCTSLVSFNAYGNKLNGTIPRSLHKLQSMTYLNLSSNYLNGAIPTELARMINLDILDLSCNKIAGSIPSAVGSLEHLLKLNLSKNNLVGHIPAEFANLRSITEIDLSYNHINGFIPRELGMLQNLILLKLESNNMTGDVSSLTNCFSLNVLNISYNNLAGVVPTDNNFSRFSPDSFLGNPGLCGSWRGSSCPSSSHAKRFSVSRAVILGIAIGGLAILLLILAAACWPHSPAVSTDFSVSKQEIHAVLSSNVPPKLVILHMNMALHVYDDIMRMTENLSEKYIIGYGASSTVYKCVLKNCKPVAIKKLYAHYPQSVKEFETELETIGSIKHRNLVSLQAYSLSPAGNLLFYEYMESGSLWDVLHAPSSKKTKLDWEARLQIALGTAQGLAYLHHDCSPRIIHRDVKSKNILLDKDYVAHLADFGIAKSVCISKTHTSTYVMGTIGYIDPEYARTSRLNEKSDVYSYGVVLLELLTGKKPVDNECNLHHLILSKAADNTVMEMVDPDITATCKDLGEVKRMFQLALLCSKRQPSDRPTMHDVVHVLSCLVCPEAPPKPAQPPASPQSSTAPSYVNEYVSLRSGSALSCANSSSASDAELFLKFGEAISQNTE comes from the exons CCCCTCCCCCCCTCCTTCAGCAGCAGCTCAAGCGGCCAGCACGGCAAAACCCCAAACCCCGTTGGATTAAACGGGAGGCACCCGCGCCGGCATTTGCAGCCCGCGCCAATGCCGCCTCCCGCTCGCCGCCGCTCCCCCTCCGTCCCCGTGACCGCGGCCCTCCTCGCCGCCGCGCTCCTCGTCTTCGCCGCCGGCGCGGGCGCCGACGACG GGCGGACGCTGATGGAGATCAAGAAATCCTTCCACGACGCCGACAACGCGCTGGACGATTGGTCCGGCGACGGGGCGTCCCCGGGCTACTGCTCCTGGCGCGGCGTGCTCTGCGACAACGTCACCTTCCAAGTTGCAGCTCT CAACCTCTCAGGGTTCAACCTCGGCGGCGAGATCTCCCCGGCCATTGGGGATTTGAAGAGCGTCGTGTCAAT TGATTTTCAGTCCAGTGGACTTTCCGGGCAGATCCCTGATGAGATTGGTGATTGCTCCTCGCTTAAAATGTT GAACCTGTCCTCCAACAATCTGGAAGGAGACATACCCTTTTCCATATCTAAGCTGAAGCACCTTGAAAACTT GATATTGAAGAATAATCAGTTGGTGGGGGTGATCCCGTCGACACTCTCTCAGCTTCCAAATTTGAAGATATT GGACTTAGCTCAGAACAAGCTAAGCGGTGAAATTCCAAGGTTAATATACTGGAGTGAGGTTCTTCAATACTT GGGACTGCGAAGCAATAAATTAGAAGGAAGCCTCTCTCCAGATATGTGCCAATTGACTGGCTTGTGGTACTT TGACGTGAAGAACAATAGCTTGATGGGCACAATACCAGATACCATTGGGAACTGTACGAGCTTTCAGGTCTT GGATTTGTCTTACAATCATCTCACCGGAGAAATCCCATTCAACATTGGTTTCCTGCAAGTGGCTACATT GTCTTTGCAAAGGAACAACTTCTCTGGCCCTATTCCAACAGTGATTGGCCTTATGCAGGCGCTTGCAGTGCT GGATCTGAGTCTTAACCAATTGTCTGGCCCAATACCATCTATACTTGGCAACTTGACATACACTGAAAAATT ATACCTGCAAGGCAATAAGCTATCTGGGCCAATACCACCAGAGCTTGGTAATTTGTCGGCGCTTAATTATTT GGACCTCAATGACAATAAACTGACTGGGCTCATTCCACCTGAGCTTGGAAAACTCACAGCCTTGTATGACTT GAATCTTGCAAATAATGAACTTGAGGGAATGATACCTGATAATATAAGTTCATGCACAAGTCTTGTTAGCTT CAATGCTTATGGCAATAAATTGAATGGGACCATCCCACGTTCATTGCACAAGCTTCAGAGCATGACTTATTT GAATTTGTCATCTAATTATCTTAATGGAGCAATTCCCACTGAGCTAGCAAGAATGATAAACTTAGACATACT GGATTTATCATGTAACAAGATCGCTGGTTCGATTCCTTCAGCAGTCGGCAGCTTAGAGCATCTTTTGAAACT TAACTTGAGCAAGAATAATCTGGTGGGACACATTCCTGCTGAGTTTGCAAACTTGAGGAGCATCACGGAGAT TGATTTGTCCTATAACCACATTAATGGTTTCATTCCTCGAGAGCTTGGAATGCTGCAAAATCTGATACTGTT AAAACTAGAAAGTAACAATATGACTGGGGATGTTTCTTCACTTACTAACTGCTTCAGTCTCAATGTCTT AAATATATCATACAACAACCTGGCTGGCGTTGTACCTACAGACAACAACTTTTCACGGTTTTCACCTGACAG CTTCCTGGGTAATCCTGGACTATGTGGCTCCTGGCGTGGTTCTTCATGCCCTTCCTCCAGTCATGCAAAGAGAT TCTCTGTCTCAAGGGCTGTCATTCTTGGTATTGCTATTGGCGGGCTTGCAATCCTGTTGTTGATCCTAGCAGCTGCTTGTTGGCCACACAGTCCAGCCGTTTCCACAGATTTCTCTGTAAGCAAACAAG AGATTCATGCTGTGTTATCGAGCAATGTTCCTCCCAAGCTTGTGATCCTCCACATGAATATGGCCCTCCATGTATATGACGATATAATGAGGATGACAGAAAATTTGAGCGAGAAATACATAATTGGGTACGGGGCATCTAGTACAGTTTATAAATGTGTTCTGAAGAACTGCAAGCCAGTGGCAATCAAGAAGCTATATGCTCACTACCCGCAGAGTGTAAAGGAATTTGAGACTGAGCTCGAGACAATTGGAAGTATCAAACACCGGAATCTTGTCAGCCTTCAGGCTTACTCGCTATCACCTGCTGGGAATCTTCTCTTCTACGAGTATATGGAAAGTGGCAGCCTCTGGGACGTTTTACATG CACCTTCGTCCAAGAAGACAAAACTGGACTGGGAGGCTAGACTCCAGATTGCTCTTGGCACTGCCCAAGGGCTGGCTTATCTTCACCATGACTGCAGCCCGCGAATAATTCACAGGGATGTAAAATCGAAGAATATCCTCCTGGACAAGGACTATGTGGCGCATCTTGCTGACTTTGGCATTGCCAAGAGCGTGTGCATCTCCAAGACCCACACATCAACCTATGTGATGGGCACAATTGGCTACATTGACCCTGAGTATGCGCGGACATCCCGCCTGAACGAGAAATCTGATGTGTACAGCTACGGCGTCGTCTTGCTCGAGCTGCTGACTGGGAAGAAGCCAGTTGACAATGAGTGCAACCTCCATCACCTG ATCCTATCCAAAGCCGCGGACAACACAGTGATGGAGATGGTCGACCCAGACATCACCGCCACATGCAAGGATCTCGGCGAGGTCAAGAGGATGTTCCAGCTGGCGctcctctgcagcaagcggcagCCATCGGACCGACCGACGATGCACGACGTCGTGCACGTCCTCAGCTGCCTGGTCTGCCCAGAAGCACCCCCGAAGCCGGCGCAGCCACCGGCGTCGCCCCAGTCGTCCACGGCCCCGAGCTACGTGAACGAGTACGTCAGCCTGAGAAGTGGCAGCGCCCTCTCCTGCGCCAACTCGTCGAGCGCGTCCGACGCGGAGCTCTTCCTCAAGTTCGGCGAGGCGATATCGCAGAACACAGAGTAG